One genomic window of Streptomonospora nanhaiensis includes the following:
- a CDS encoding SPFH domain-containing protein: MALNILFAAVAVLVVLAVVSTVRIVPQARAYNIERFGRYMRTLQPGLNFIIPVVDRVNTKYDLREQVFSSRPKPVITEDNLVVNIDTVLYYQITDPRAAAYEVADYLQAIDQLTVTTLRNVIGGMDLERTLTSREEINTRLRGVLDDATGKWGIRVNRVEIKAIDPPPSIKEAMEKQMRAERDKRAVILHAEGERQSRILTAEGARQQAILEAQGEQQARILRADGEAQAIERVFQAVHANNADPKLLAYKYLEVLPSLAKGEGNTFWVIPGELSQAVQSVTKAFSGDTGAEAPRPAADESGEQQPTPEITSGPARDDALRAADHAAEIAAEAVASARKEAEAAARPPGAVPDQRGREE; encoded by the coding sequence ATGGCATTGAACATCCTGTTCGCCGCCGTCGCGGTGCTGGTGGTCCTCGCGGTGGTCTCGACCGTGCGGATCGTGCCGCAGGCGCGCGCCTACAACATCGAGCGGTTCGGCCGCTACATGCGCACCCTGCAGCCGGGCCTGAACTTCATCATCCCGGTGGTCGACCGCGTCAACACCAAGTACGACCTGCGCGAGCAGGTGTTCTCCTCGCGGCCCAAGCCGGTGATCACCGAGGACAACCTGGTCGTCAACATCGACACCGTGCTCTACTACCAGATCACCGACCCCCGCGCCGCCGCCTACGAGGTCGCCGACTACCTCCAGGCCATTGACCAGCTCACCGTCACCACGCTGCGCAACGTGATCGGCGGCATGGACCTGGAGCGCACGCTCACCTCCCGCGAGGAGATCAACACCCGGCTGCGCGGCGTGCTCGACGACGCCACCGGCAAGTGGGGCATCCGCGTCAACCGGGTCGAGATCAAGGCCATCGACCCGCCGCCCTCCATCAAGGAGGCCATGGAGAAGCAGATGCGCGCCGAGCGCGACAAGCGCGCGGTGATCCTGCACGCCGAAGGCGAGCGCCAGTCGCGCATCCTCACCGCCGAGGGCGCCCGCCAGCAGGCCATCCTGGAGGCCCAGGGCGAGCAGCAGGCACGCATCCTGCGCGCCGACGGCGAGGCCCAGGCCATCGAGCGGGTGTTCCAGGCGGTGCACGCCAACAACGCCGACCCCAAGCTGCTGGCCTACAAGTACCTGGAGGTCCTGCCGTCGCTGGCCAAGGGCGAGGGCAACACCTTCTGGGTCATCCCCGGCGAGCTGAGCCAGGCCGTGCAGAGCGTCACCAAGGCGTTCTCCGGCGACACCGGCGCCGAGGCGCCGCGCCCGGCCGCCGACGAGTCCGGCGAGCAGCAGCCCACGCCCGAGATCACCTCGGGCCCCGCGCGCGACGACGCCCTGCGCGCCGCCGACCACGCCGCCGAGATCGCCGCCGAGGCGGTGGCCAGCGCCCGCAAGGAGGCCGAGGCCGCGGCCCGGCCGCCCGGCGCCGTGCCCGACCAGCGCGGCCGCGAGGAGTAG
- a CDS encoding quinone oxidoreductase family protein, giving the protein MRAVVVKEPGGPEVLRLTEAPDPEPGPGEVVVDVEARGVNFIDIYQRSGAYAVPTPFVPGVEAAGTVATLGEGVDGPRVGARVAWAMVPGAYAERAVVPADRLVPVPDGVGAEQAAAVLLQGLTAHYLTHSTYPVQPGDTVLVHAAAGGTGLLLVQLAKARRARVIATVSTDAKADLARAAGADEVIRYDRTEVAPAVRELTGGAGVAAVYDGVGAATFDASLASLRPRGVLALFGQASGAVPPVDPQRLNSAGSVFLTRPTLAHYVAEREELLERASDVLGLVAAGALRVRVGGRYPLAEAARAHEDLAGRRTTGKLLLD; this is encoded by the coding sequence ATGCGCGCTGTCGTCGTCAAGGAGCCGGGCGGCCCCGAGGTGCTCCGGCTGACCGAGGCCCCCGACCCGGAGCCGGGCCCCGGCGAGGTCGTGGTGGACGTCGAGGCACGCGGTGTCAACTTCATCGACATCTACCAGCGCAGCGGCGCCTACGCCGTGCCCACCCCCTTCGTGCCCGGCGTCGAGGCGGCCGGGACCGTGGCCACGCTGGGCGAGGGGGTCGACGGCCCGCGCGTGGGCGCCCGGGTGGCCTGGGCGATGGTGCCCGGCGCCTACGCCGAGCGCGCCGTGGTGCCCGCCGACCGGCTGGTGCCGGTGCCCGACGGGGTCGGCGCCGAGCAGGCGGCGGCCGTGCTGCTGCAGGGGCTGACCGCCCACTACCTCACGCACTCCACCTACCCGGTGCAGCCGGGCGACACGGTGCTGGTGCACGCCGCGGCGGGCGGCACCGGCCTGCTGCTGGTGCAGCTGGCCAAGGCGCGCCGCGCCCGGGTGATCGCCACGGTCTCGACCGACGCCAAGGCCGACCTCGCCCGGGCCGCCGGCGCCGACGAGGTCATCCGCTACGACCGGACCGAGGTCGCCCCCGCGGTGCGGGAGCTGACCGGCGGCGCGGGCGTGGCCGCGGTCTACGACGGGGTGGGTGCGGCCACGTTCGACGCCAGCCTGGCGTCGCTGCGCCCGCGCGGCGTGCTGGCGCTGTTCGGGCAGGCCAGCGGCGCGGTGCCGCCGGTGGACCCGCAGCGGCTGAACTCCGCGGGCTCGGTGTTCCTCACCCGGCCCACGCTGGCGCACTACGTCGCCGAGCGCGAGGAGCTGCTGGAGCGGGCCTCCGACGTGCTGGGGCTGGTGGCCGCCGGAGCGCTGCGGGTGCGGGTGGGCGGGCGCTACCCGCTGGCCGAGGCCGCCCGCGCCCACGAGGACCTCGCCGGGCGGCGCACCACCGGCAAGCTGCTGCTGGACTGA